From Juglans regia cultivar Chandler chromosome 6, Walnut 2.0, whole genome shotgun sequence, the proteins below share one genomic window:
- the LOC109021791 gene encoding proteasome subunit beta type-3-A-like, producing MSIFEYNGSALLAMVGKNCFAIARDRRLGVQLQTIATNFQRIYKMHDRLFLGHSGLATDAQTLYRRLVFRTKRDMKPETFASMVSALLYEKRFGPYFCQPVIAGLGDEDKPFICTMDSIGAKELAKDFVVTGTASESLYGACEAMFKPDMEAETIAQALLSSVDRDCLSGWGGHVYFVIPTEVKERILKGRMD from the exons ATGTCT ATATTTGAGTACAATGGATCTGCTCTGCTTGCGATGGTGGGAAAGAACTGCTTCGCCATTGCCAGGGACCGCAGGCTCGGAGTTCAGCTGCAGACTATCGCCACCAATTTCCAAAggatttataaaatgcatgatcgCTTATTCCTCGGTCACTCCGGACTCGCCACGGACGCTCAGACTCT GTATCGACGACTGGTGTTCCGCACGAAGAGAGACATGAAGCCCGAAACTTTTGCAAGCATGGTCTCTGCTCTTCTTTATGAGAAAAG GTTTGGTCCATACTTCTGTCAGCCTGTTATTGCTGGATTGGGAGATGAAGACAAGCCATTCATTTGCACTATGGATTCAATCGGAGCCaa GGAACTAGCAAAAGATTTTGTTGTTACTGGCACTGCATCAGAATCTCTCTATGGTGCTTGTGAGGCAATGTTCAAACCTGACATG GAAGCAGAGACCATCGCCCAAGCACTGCTATCATCGGTTGATCGAGACTGTTTGAGTGGATGGGGAGGGCATGTCTATTTTGT AATACCAACTGAAGTAAAGGAGAGGATCTTGAAGGGAAGGATGGATTAA